One genomic region from Clostridium saccharobutylicum DSM 13864 encodes:
- a CDS encoding pentapeptide repeat-containing protein has product MAINRSAPENFHYDNAQKTNKNFIYKNLKRSKCYNCDFSNSHFDYASLRGAHFKKCNFFRCSFKGAEFIGSNLKGCKFREAKFENTIFEGASLDGTDFSEASFINTIFVGCDLTKAKTFNLQNKGIRIFEKMPELEIDDELKKVMLNAMENEFIKKSRVFDTKDGEINTLSLMILCEKFNREALIEGLHYIKFEVDREFHTLSYIIRLIENM; this is encoded by the coding sequence ATGGCTATTAATAGAAGTGCACCAGAAAATTTTCATTATGACAATGCACAAAAAACTAATAAGAACTTTATTTACAAAAATCTTAAAAGAAGTAAATGCTATAACTGCGATTTTTCAAATTCACATTTTGATTATGCAAGTTTAAGAGGTGCACATTTTAAAAAGTGTAATTTTTTTAGATGTAGCTTTAAGGGTGCAGAATTTATCGGCTCGAATCTAAAAGGTTGTAAATTTAGAGAAGCTAAATTTGAAAATACTATTTTTGAAGGAGCAAGCTTAGATGGTACAGATTTTAGTGAAGCAAGCTTTATTAATACTATCTTTGTAGGTTGTGATTTAACTAAAGCAAAAACTTTTAATTTACAAAATAAAGGTATACGAATATTTGAAAAAATGCCAGAACTAGAGATTGATGATGAATTAAAAAAAGTTATGTTAAATGCTATGGAAAATGAGTTTATTAAAAAATCAAGAGTATTTGATACTAAGGACGGAGAAATAAATACATTATCTTTGATGATTTTATGCGAAAAATTTAATAGAGAAGCATTGATTGAAGGACTTCACTATATTAAGTTTGAAGTGGATAGGGAGTTCCATACTCTTAGTTATATTATTAGACTTATTGAAAATATGTAA
- a CDS encoding ATP-binding protein yields MCKNFEQIKKANIMINSLCVFTQLKNDCVIKKYKDLLECLSKNEISVGEGVSLYNDFVYELLNKSMNTSLKKYIMDKVFLDSNPFTCIIDHNDLANKNVIDQVGYELKVLQYICNIETDTFKQVILDKTRVMNYEEDIVKNLIELEDNFNNCDPEKAIDRLKIKIIMSEDWGECLNDIIDFYVQYGTGEFGEYRAFVWEHEDNDTYLRGVQSPDPVRLKDLVGYEDQKETIIDNTLQFLSGHPANNLLLYGSRGTGKSSTVKAIINEYYHKGLRLIEVDKERLVDFTKIIRVLKDKNLKFIIFVDDLVFEEGEASYSALKTILEGGVENRSSNILIYATTNRRHLVKETFSERENDDVHAQDAIEEKLSLADRFGITVSFYSPDQKEYLKIIDGIVDARGLEVDKEYLHAEALKWVRWHNARSPRTAKQFINWLEGNIK; encoded by the coding sequence ATGTGTAAAAATTTTGAACAAATTAAAAAAGCAAATATAATGATAAACTCATTATGTGTTTTTACGCAATTAAAAAATGATTGTGTAATAAAGAAATATAAGGATTTACTAGAGTGCTTAAGTAAAAATGAAATATCTGTAGGGGAAGGTGTGAGTCTTTATAATGATTTTGTTTATGAGTTATTGAATAAATCGATGAATACATCATTAAAGAAATATATTATGGATAAAGTTTTTTTAGACTCTAATCCGTTTACTTGTATTATTGATCATAATGATTTGGCAAATAAGAATGTTATAGACCAGGTAGGTTATGAGCTAAAAGTATTACAATATATATGTAACATAGAAACTGATACATTTAAACAAGTAATTTTAGATAAAACAAGAGTAATGAATTATGAAGAAGATATAGTAAAAAATCTTATAGAGTTAGAAGATAATTTTAATAATTGTGATCCAGAAAAGGCCATAGACAGATTAAAGATTAAAATCATAATGTCTGAAGATTGGGGTGAGTGCTTGAATGATATTATAGATTTTTATGTTCAGTATGGAACTGGAGAATTTGGTGAATATAGAGCTTTTGTGTGGGAACATGAAGATAATGATACATATCTAAGGGGAGTGCAATCACCAGATCCAGTGAGATTAAAAGATCTTGTAGGTTATGAGGATCAAAAGGAAACGATAATAGATAATACTCTTCAATTTTTAAGTGGACATCCAGCAAATAATCTTTTGTTATATGGATCTAGAGGAACAGGAAAATCTTCAACTGTTAAGGCTATTATAAATGAATATTATCATAAAGGCTTGAGACTTATTGAAGTTGATAAGGAGAGACTAGTAGATTTTACTAAGATAATTAGAGTGCTTAAAGATAAAAATTTGAAATTTATAATATTTGTAGATGATTTAGTTTTTGAAGAGGGAGAAGCAAGTTATTCTGCATTAAAGACAATTTTAGAAGGTGGAGTAGAAAATAGATCGAGTAATATATTAATTTATGCAACCACAAATAGAAGACATTTAGTAAAAGAAACTTTTAGCGAAAGGGAAAATGACGATGTTCATGCACAGGATGCTATAGAAGAAAAATTGTCATTAGCAGATAGATTTGGAATTACAGTATCGTTCTATTCTCCAGATCAAAAAGAATATTTAAAAATTATTGACGGCATAGTTGATGCTCGTGGACTTGAAGTAGATAAAGAATATCTTCATGCAGAAGCCTTAAAGTGGGTTAGATGGCATAATGCACGTTCTCCGAGAACAGCAAAACAATTTATAAACTGGTTAGAAGGAAACATAAAATAA